A region from the Lentimonas sp. CC4 genome encodes:
- the queG gene encoding tRNA epoxyqueuosine(34) reductase QueG translates to MGDYGADIRERIQAEAQALGFHSFGVTAVPLELRRDYYTQWIADGKHGTMSWMERNNDRRLHPDQLLPEARSIIVLALNYYQPNPDRPYRIAKYALGDDYHNFMLRRLKRLCRVLREEYGGNQRPYVDTGPLLEKPIAASAGIGWQGKSTILIEPKRGTWSFLANIVTDLELPADEPVKDRCGSCSRCIDICPTRAITAPYQLDATKCISYLTIEHDGAIPVELREAIGDRLYGCDACLDVCPWNKWATPTNEVKFQVRELPELRELLAWDEATFSERMIGSPIRRVKLHRFRRNICVVLGNVGTVEDLPALSVVATAEDTMVAEHAQWAIAQIQRRL, encoded by the coding sequence ATGGGTGATTACGGTGCAGATATACGCGAGCGGATACAGGCAGAGGCGCAGGCCTTGGGCTTTCATTCGTTTGGTGTGACTGCGGTGCCCTTGGAATTGCGACGAGATTACTACACTCAGTGGATCGCGGATGGGAAGCATGGCACGATGTCGTGGATGGAGCGCAATAATGATCGGCGTCTGCATCCGGATCAGCTGCTGCCAGAGGCGCGTAGCATCATCGTTCTGGCGCTGAACTATTATCAGCCCAACCCGGATCGCCCGTATCGAATCGCGAAATACGCGTTGGGCGACGATTATCATAATTTTATGCTGCGCCGGTTGAAGCGGCTGTGTCGCGTTTTGCGTGAGGAATACGGCGGCAATCAACGCCCGTATGTGGATACGGGACCTTTGCTTGAAAAGCCAATCGCGGCATCGGCAGGGATTGGATGGCAAGGGAAGAGCACGATTTTAATTGAGCCGAAGCGTGGCACGTGGTCGTTTTTGGCAAATATCGTGACAGATCTTGAACTGCCAGCGGATGAGCCGGTGAAGGATCGTTGCGGCAGCTGTTCGCGCTGTATTGATATCTGTCCAACGCGCGCAATTACTGCGCCGTATCAGCTCGATGCGACGAAGTGTATCTCGTATCTTACGATCGAGCATGACGGGGCGATTCCAGTCGAGCTTCGTGAGGCTATTGGAGATCGGCTCTACGGCTGTGATGCATGCTTAGATGTGTGCCCATGGAATAAGTGGGCAACGCCGACGAATGAGGTGAAGTTTCAGGTGCGCGAACTGCCTGAGTTACGTGAGCTCTTGGCTTGGGATGAGGCGACATTTAGTGAGCGTATGATTGGCTCGCCGATTCGCCGCGTGAAGTTGCATCGTTTTCGGCGTAATATCTGTGTGGTGCTGGGAAATGTTGGAACTGTGGAGGATTTGCCCGCGTTGAGCGTGGTGGCAACCGCAGAGGATACGATGGTGGCAGAGCACGCGCAGTGGGCGATTGCTCAAATTCAGCGACGTTTGTAA
- a CDS encoding mechanosensitive ion channel domain-containing protein gives MDNIITNITNLGMRLIAAIVILVVGMWLAKKIKALFAQMLTKKEVDATLIGFFSSMLYGAIVVFVAIAAIGKLGVETTSFAAVIAAAGLAIGLALQGSLSNFASGVLLILFKPFKAGNVIKAGGEMGVVIEVGLLTTELKTPDNIKIIMPNSAIMGGSITNLSAHPTRRVDMVVGVGYGDDLNKAKQIMLDLLAADERVLKDPAVQIEVANLGDSSVDFVVRPWVNSADYWGVKFDFTKAVKEAFDAQGISIPYPQQDVHMFQENAS, from the coding sequence ATGGATAACATCATCACTAACATCACTAACCTTGGCATGCGATTGATCGCAGCCATCGTTATTCTCGTCGTCGGCATGTGGCTGGCTAAAAAGATTAAAGCATTATTTGCCCAGATGCTGACTAAGAAAGAGGTGGATGCCACGCTGATCGGTTTCTTCTCCAGTATGCTTTACGGTGCGATCGTCGTATTCGTCGCGATTGCTGCGATTGGTAAGCTCGGTGTTGAGACCACTTCGTTTGCTGCGGTGATTGCTGCGGCTGGTTTGGCAATTGGCTTGGCGCTTCAAGGCTCACTTTCAAACTTTGCTTCGGGTGTGTTGTTGATTCTGTTTAAGCCCTTTAAGGCTGGCAACGTCATCAAAGCTGGTGGCGAAATGGGCGTCGTGATTGAAGTCGGTCTGTTGACGACTGAGCTGAAGACTCCGGACAATATTAAGATCATTATGCCAAACTCGGCGATCATGGGTGGTTCAATCACTAATCTTTCTGCTCACCCGACACGTCGCGTCGATATGGTCGTTGGTGTCGGATATGGTGATGACTTGAACAAGGCGAAGCAGATCATGCTCGACTTGCTTGCTGCCGATGAGCGTGTGTTGAAAGACCCTGCGGTGCAGATTGAAGTCGCAAACCTCGGTGACAGTAGCGTCGATTTCGTGGTGCGCCCTTGGGTGAACTCTGCAGATTACTGGGGTGTGAAGTTCGACTTCACTAAAGCGGTCAAAGAGGCGTTTGATGCACAAGGCATCAGCATCCCTTACCCGCAGCAAGACGTGCACATGTTCCAAGAGAACGCCTCGTAA
- a CDS encoding MOSC domain-containing protein yields MNVGQYDRAVQLARAAPVGIGRVEYLMNRPSEGVHVPVDELYLDVETGICGDRWRDTAWMRLPDGRPDPRVQVSLTNTRVIRAFTGEDADSHYQCGDNFYVDINLTEAHLPVGSLIEIGDAILEVSDVENDACGKFAQRFGVEAFQCVRQAEHLPLRLRGIFCAIRQSGRVRIGDRVHVDRQD; encoded by the coding sequence ATGAATGTCGGACAGTATGATCGAGCAGTGCAGTTGGCACGTGCGGCACCAGTTGGAATCGGGCGAGTTGAGTATTTAATGAATCGCCCGTCGGAAGGGGTGCATGTGCCAGTCGACGAACTGTATTTGGATGTTGAAACCGGTATTTGTGGCGATCGCTGGCGTGATACTGCATGGATGCGCTTACCTGACGGGCGGCCAGATCCACGTGTGCAGGTCAGCCTTACAAATACACGAGTCATTCGTGCCTTCACGGGGGAGGATGCTGATTCGCACTACCAATGTGGCGATAATTTCTATGTGGATATTAATCTGACTGAGGCGCATTTACCGGTTGGTTCCTTGATTGAAATTGGCGATGCGATTCTGGAAGTTAGCGATGTGGAGAACGACGCTTGTGGGAAATTCGCTCAGCGCTTCGGCGTGGAGGCGTTTCAATGTGTGCGCCAAGCCGAGCACTTGCCGCTTCGATTGCGCGGGATTTTCTGTGCGATCCGGCAGTCGGGGCGTGTGCGAATTGGTGATCGTGTTCATGTCGACCGGCAGGATTGA
- a CDS encoding ParA family protein, with protein MCAMVFTIANQKGGVGKTTTAINLSYALADQGVRTVLVDLDPQANATSGLGLEKLEGGSLYGPLCGEGTALEKVQPVGANDNLFMIPSEVDMAAIEIELIQRDNYLVQLRECLAPLRASGDYDAIILDCPPALGMLSMNSLAAADYLLIALQCEYLAMEGLGQILKVVDKLREAGVNDDLALGGILMTMFDQRTNLAHQVVGEVRNHFDDKVFRSMIPRSIRLSEAPSFGQSIFEYDPNSSGANAYRYLAEEVIERFSLGNRKKK; from the coding sequence ATGTGTGCCATGGTATTTACAATTGCGAATCAAAAGGGGGGAGTCGGTAAGACGACGACAGCGATTAATCTCAGCTATGCCCTAGCAGATCAGGGAGTTCGGACGGTGTTGGTGGATCTAGACCCACAGGCAAATGCAACGAGTGGGCTCGGGTTGGAGAAGCTCGAAGGCGGCAGTTTGTATGGACCACTGTGTGGTGAAGGCACGGCGCTTGAAAAGGTGCAACCTGTCGGTGCCAACGATAATTTGTTCATGATCCCGTCCGAGGTCGACATGGCTGCGATCGAGATCGAGCTCATTCAGCGTGACAATTATTTGGTGCAATTGCGTGAGTGCTTAGCGCCGCTGCGTGCATCAGGTGATTATGATGCGATCATTTTGGACTGCCCACCAGCGTTGGGAATGTTGTCGATGAATAGTTTGGCTGCGGCGGATTATTTGCTGATCGCACTGCAATGCGAGTATCTGGCGATGGAAGGATTGGGGCAGATTTTGAAGGTCGTCGATAAATTGCGCGAAGCTGGTGTGAATGATGACTTGGCGCTTGGTGGTATTTTGATGACCATGTTTGATCAACGCACGAATTTGGCTCATCAGGTGGTGGGCGAGGTGCGTAATCACTTCGACGACAAGGTATTCCGCTCGATGATTCCGCGTTCCATTCGTTTGAGCGAAGCGCCGAGTTTTGGACAATCGATTTTTGAATATGATCCGAATAGCAGTGGTGCGAATGCGTATCGCTATCTTGCCGAAGAGGTGATCGAGCGTTTCTCGCTGGGTAACAGGAAGAAAAAGTAA
- a CDS encoding pyrophosphate--fructose-6-phosphate 1-phosphotransferase produces MTETKSVKKVALLTAGGLAPCLSSAVGGLIERYTELYPDIEIICYRSGYKGLLQGDSIQVTEEIRANAGTLHDHGGSPIGNSRVKLTNVEDCIKRGLVTEGEDPLKVAADQLTKDNVDVLHTIGGDDTNTTAADLAAYLAENDYALTVVGLPKTIDNDVFPIAQSLGAWTAAEEGAKYFENVVAEHNANPRMLIIHEVMGRNCGWLTAATADVYRKRLDAMEWADAIGLSAARKEVHAIFIPEMDVDIQAEAARLKAVMDEHDNVNIFISEGAGVETIIKEMEAAGEEVPRDAFGHVKLDAVNPGKWFGEQFAKMLDAEKVLVQKSGYFARAAPANKEDIRLIKSCTDLAVDCAVVGESGVIGHDEDDRNILRAIEFPRIAGGKPFNIDTPWFGELLDAIGQPKGANIAKAGH; encoded by the coding sequence ATGACTGAAACAAAATCCGTCAAAAAAGTCGCCCTCCTCACAGCGGGCGGCCTCGCACCCTGCCTGTCTTCCGCAGTCGGGGGTCTGATCGAACGCTATACTGAACTGTATCCAGACATTGAAATCATTTGTTATCGTAGCGGATACAAAGGTCTCCTCCAAGGCGACAGCATTCAAGTAACCGAAGAGATTCGCGCAAACGCAGGCACACTGCACGATCACGGCGGCAGCCCGATCGGCAACAGCCGCGTCAAGCTCACCAATGTCGAAGACTGCATCAAGCGTGGTCTAGTCACAGAAGGCGAAGATCCTCTTAAAGTCGCAGCAGACCAGCTCACTAAAGACAATGTGGACGTCCTCCACACCATCGGTGGCGACGACACCAACACCACCGCAGCCGACCTGGCCGCATACTTAGCTGAGAATGACTACGCACTCACCGTAGTTGGCCTGCCGAAGACGATCGATAACGACGTCTTCCCCATTGCTCAAAGCTTAGGCGCATGGACTGCTGCTGAAGAAGGTGCTAAATATTTCGAAAACGTGGTGGCCGAGCATAATGCCAACCCACGCATGCTCATCATCCACGAAGTCATGGGCCGCAACTGCGGTTGGCTCACTGCCGCCACTGCCGATGTATATCGCAAGCGCCTCGACGCAATGGAATGGGCCGATGCCATTGGACTCAGCGCCGCTCGCAAAGAGGTGCACGCCATCTTCATCCCTGAAATGGACGTCGACATTCAAGCCGAAGCCGCACGCCTCAAGGCAGTCATGGATGAGCACGACAACGTAAACATCTTCATCTCCGAAGGCGCTGGCGTTGAAACGATCATCAAAGAAATGGAAGCCGCAGGCGAAGAAGTGCCACGCGACGCGTTTGGCCACGTCAAACTAGACGCAGTCAACCCAGGCAAATGGTTCGGCGAGCAATTCGCTAAGATGCTCGATGCCGAAAAGGTGCTCGTTCAAAAGAGCGGCTACTTCGCACGCGCAGCACCTGCGAATAAGGAAGACATCCGCTTGATCAAGAGCTGCACCGACCTTGCTGTGGACTGTGCCGTCGTTGGTGAAAGCGGCGTTATCGGCCACGACGAAGATGACCGCAACATCCTGCGTGCCATCGAGTTTCCACGCATCGCAGGCGGCAAGCCATTCAACATCGACACTCCTTGGTTCGGTGAACTACTCGATGCGATTGGCCAACCGAAGGGCGCGAACATCGCGAAGGCAGGTCACTAA
- a CDS encoding tyrosine recombinase XerC encodes MAKSEPAPNIPALNDFCDHLTLERRVSVYTVRNYRAAVEDFVTWLSGRGKWTDDFAAVRPLDVRSYLIDEGRRLARRTLHNHVSGLRAFYLYLRKQGVVESNPFTGVTLPKLSKPLPKFLTESQMRALLNAPLKLWKDGKLGEFEAFRDSLILELLYGGGLRVSELCGLNHGQIDVEQGVARVLGKGRKERLCPLGPVATRCLSDFIDRFHLSADLNAAVICQRNGRRMEPRQVQKLLKTHLAAAELPLDMTPHKLRHSFATHMLDNGADLRTVQELLGHANLSTTQIYTHVSIARLKEAHKQAHPRA; translated from the coding sequence ATGGCAAAATCTGAACCGGCTCCAAATATTCCTGCTCTGAATGATTTCTGTGATCATTTGACGCTGGAGCGCCGTGTGTCCGTCTATACGGTTCGCAACTATCGTGCTGCAGTGGAGGACTTTGTGACTTGGCTGTCAGGGCGTGGTAAATGGACCGACGATTTCGCAGCGGTGCGTCCGCTGGATGTGCGTTCTTACTTGATCGATGAGGGGCGACGACTCGCGCGGCGCACTTTGCATAACCATGTATCAGGCTTGCGCGCATTTTATTTGTATCTGCGCAAGCAGGGGGTGGTCGAATCGAACCCATTCACTGGGGTGACGCTGCCGAAATTGAGTAAGCCGCTGCCAAAGTTTTTAACCGAATCTCAGATGCGGGCATTGTTGAATGCGCCGCTGAAGTTGTGGAAGGATGGTAAGCTCGGTGAGTTTGAAGCGTTTCGGGATAGTTTGATTTTGGAACTGTTGTATGGCGGTGGTTTGCGCGTGAGTGAATTGTGCGGGCTCAACCATGGGCAGATTGATGTGGAGCAAGGAGTCGCACGTGTGCTTGGTAAAGGGCGCAAGGAGCGGTTGTGTCCACTGGGGCCTGTGGCAACTCGGTGTTTGAGTGACTTTATTGATCGGTTTCATTTGTCGGCCGATCTGAATGCAGCAGTGATCTGTCAACGCAATGGTCGCCGGATGGAACCGCGTCAGGTGCAGAAATTGCTCAAAACACATCTCGCTGCTGCAGAACTGCCGTTGGATATGACGCCGCATAAGTTGAGGCATTCCTTTGCGACGCATATGTTGGATAATGGTGCAGACTTGCGGACGGTGCAGGAGCTGCTCGGGCATGCCAATTTATCAACTACTCAAATCTACACACACGTGTCGATCGCTCGACTGAAGGAGGCGCATAAGCAGGCGCATCCACGGGCCTAA
- a CDS encoding SPFH domain-containing protein encodes MKFIKFLSIIILIAVGGVFFAAQFLFIKIDLGKTGVRTQQYALLGDKGVVPEDFGPGWHRNLPLLDTWNVFDATVQTTEFTTEQERQETRKIYSFLSSASRSYLDTAPVGGPGQVELKSKDGYTVRLDVTVKYRIKPGEVHQLYQELGSQARYKGIVRDQVQQVIRGTFGTMRTEQFYDPEVRRKKVTEATVLLDTELTSNSIELIEILIRDINFDPAYERKILDKKLADQDVELNKSRALAEEKKGETNRIAAETEAKVRVIEEELKAKQRTVKAETDKQIAQINADARLTAAKLKADADLYKAELQAKGTLLEKEASAEGESLKATALNTPGGQNFVAFEIVQQLQLGEITVSTQSNDFLDVEAVLEKVGASAE; translated from the coding sequence ATGAAATTCATTAAATTTTTATCCATCATCATCCTAATTGCAGTCGGTGGCGTATTTTTTGCCGCGCAATTTCTCTTCATCAAGATCGATCTCGGTAAAACCGGCGTCCGCACTCAGCAATACGCCCTCCTCGGCGATAAAGGGGTCGTGCCGGAAGACTTCGGCCCAGGCTGGCACCGAAACCTCCCCCTACTCGACACTTGGAATGTATTCGACGCCACCGTGCAAACCACCGAATTCACCACAGAACAAGAGCGTCAGGAAACACGTAAGATCTACAGCTTCCTCTCATCCGCATCTCGTAGCTATTTAGACACCGCCCCCGTCGGCGGCCCTGGCCAAGTCGAACTTAAATCAAAGGATGGCTACACCGTGCGCCTCGACGTCACCGTCAAATACCGCATCAAGCCCGGCGAAGTGCATCAACTCTACCAAGAGCTCGGCTCACAAGCTCGCTACAAAGGCATCGTTCGCGACCAAGTGCAGCAAGTCATCCGCGGCACCTTCGGCACCATGCGCACCGAGCAATTTTACGATCCGGAAGTGCGCCGAAAGAAAGTCACCGAAGCGACCGTGCTACTCGATACTGAACTGACCTCCAACAGTATTGAGCTGATCGAAATCCTCATTCGTGACATCAACTTCGACCCTGCATACGAGCGTAAAATTCTCGACAAGAAACTCGCAGACCAGGACGTAGAGCTCAATAAATCCCGCGCCCTCGCCGAAGAGAAAAAAGGTGAGACCAACCGCATCGCCGCTGAAACAGAGGCCAAAGTGCGCGTCATTGAAGAAGAACTCAAAGCGAAACAGCGCACCGTCAAAGCCGAGACCGATAAACAGATCGCACAGATCAACGCCGACGCTCGCCTCACAGCGGCAAAGCTCAAAGCCGATGCCGATCTCTACAAAGCCGAGTTACAAGCCAAGGGCACACTCCTCGAAAAAGAAGCCAGCGCCGAAGGCGAAAGCCTCAAAGCCACCGCGCTGAACACTCCAGGCGGCCAGAACTTCGTCGCCTTCGAGATCGTGCAACAACTACAGCTTGGTGAGATCACCGTCTCCACTCAGAGCAACGACTTCCTCGACGTCGAAGCCGTCCTCGAAAAAGTCGGCGCCAGCGCTGAGTAG
- a CDS encoding SPFH domain-containing protein, with protein MQDNLHKFQRPSSPMLNMLNTVKGKLVLPLIALVALTIFFLVTFRVQRVSGTEVGIKVNNVTGDITVIAESGTNIYNGLLSTFHLLDMTVQRLEMVSESGRGQRSGRDDLRIKTVDGSDVFLDLTINYQLRRDMVESVVTTSGLEDAYKYKWVRDYSRSVCRSVFGEMTTEEFYDASVRDQKAQLAMVELNELLKPYGIEVSSVIAEKFSFHKEYEERIRAKKLADQEVEEQVSKAKAARQNQIFREVEATKKKEVVLASYDGEMQKLLVEATANAERDIRNAEAYVIDTQLGADANFYQRDKNAQAILVTAQAEGEALTAMAQAYEGIGGVNLVKRAYAGRLMDMKITGQPFTIENKTERLSYKDEGAVAKKKKATSN; from the coding sequence ATGCAAGACAACCTCCATAAATTCCAACGGCCCAGTAGCCCGATGCTCAACATGCTAAATACCGTAAAAGGCAAACTCGTCCTGCCCCTGATCGCCCTAGTCGCGCTCACCATTTTCTTTCTAGTCACCTTTCGCGTGCAACGCGTCTCAGGCACCGAAGTCGGCATCAAGGTCAACAACGTGACAGGCGACATCACCGTCATCGCAGAATCCGGCACCAATATCTACAACGGCCTGCTCAGCACCTTCCACCTGCTCGACATGACAGTTCAACGTCTCGAAATGGTCTCCGAATCTGGCCGCGGTCAACGCAGCGGTCGCGACGACCTACGTATTAAGACCGTCGACGGTAGCGATGTCTTCCTCGACCTCACGATTAACTATCAACTCCGCCGCGATATGGTCGAATCCGTCGTCACCACCTCTGGCCTCGAAGACGCCTATAAATATAAGTGGGTGCGCGATTACTCACGCTCAGTCTGTCGTTCCGTCTTTGGCGAAATGACCACCGAGGAATTCTACGACGCCAGCGTCCGCGACCAAAAAGCACAGCTTGCGATGGTCGAGCTCAATGAGTTGCTAAAACCTTACGGCATTGAAGTCTCCAGTGTCATTGCCGAGAAATTCAGCTTCCATAAAGAATACGAAGAACGTATTCGTGCCAAAAAACTGGCCGACCAAGAAGTCGAAGAGCAAGTCTCCAAGGCCAAAGCCGCTCGCCAAAATCAAATCTTCCGCGAAGTGGAAGCCACCAAGAAAAAAGAAGTCGTTCTCGCCTCCTACGATGGTGAGATGCAAAAGCTGCTCGTCGAAGCCACCGCCAACGCCGAGCGCGACATCCGCAACGCCGAAGCCTACGTGATCGACACTCAACTCGGAGCCGACGCAAACTTCTACCAACGCGATAAAAACGCCCAAGCGATCCTCGTCACCGCTCAAGCCGAGGGCGAAGCCCTCACCGCAATGGCACAAGCCTACGAAGGCATCGGCGGCGTCAACCTAGTCAAACGCGCCTACGCAGGCCGACTGATGGATATGAAAATCACAGGCCAGCCCTTCACTATTGAAAATAAGACAGAGCGCCTCTCCTACAAAGACGAAGGTGCCGTCGCCAAGAAAAAGAAAGCGACCTCGAACTAA